One genomic window of Corallococcus caeni includes the following:
- a CDS encoding LysR family transcriptional regulator has protein sequence MAALFVDPRRLETFRVVATTGQVSAASRLLHLSQPAVTAQIRQLEADCGQPLLVRTARGVRLNAAGRVLLDYAQRIHGLLDEAALAIAAEETLTGELALAASTTIAGAIVPGLLASFLRTHRDLQVRLEVGNTREVLAWLAEGRVPLGLVEGHARAPRIRLERYLDDELVPVVASQGPPEWLRIRTLDALKRVPLLWREQGSGTRAVLDRALRKAGVRKGPQPGDLQLGSTEAIKKALALGLGVALLSRWSIHGELSLGRFQVLPVPGLRIARAFSWALPVDEPSGVAGRFLRHARAAPPVLLP, from the coding sequence ATGGCGGCCTTGTTCGTCGATCCCCGCCGGCTCGAAACCTTCCGTGTCGTCGCGACGACCGGGCAGGTCTCCGCCGCCTCGCGCTTGCTCCACCTGTCGCAGCCCGCCGTGACGGCGCAGATCCGCCAGTTGGAAGCGGACTGCGGCCAGCCGCTCCTCGTGCGCACCGCGCGAGGCGTGCGCTTGAACGCGGCGGGGCGCGTGCTCCTCGATTACGCCCAGCGCATCCACGGCCTGCTGGACGAGGCGGCGCTCGCCATCGCGGCGGAAGAGACGCTCACGGGCGAGCTGGCGCTGGCGGCCAGCACCACCATCGCCGGCGCCATCGTGCCCGGCCTCCTGGCGTCGTTCCTGCGGACCCACCGGGATCTCCAGGTCCGTCTGGAAGTGGGCAATACGCGTGAGGTGCTGGCGTGGCTCGCGGAGGGCCGGGTGCCGCTCGGGCTCGTGGAGGGGCACGCGCGGGCGCCGCGCATCCGGCTGGAGCGGTACCTGGACGACGAGCTGGTGCCGGTCGTCGCGTCACAGGGGCCGCCGGAGTGGTTGCGCATCCGCACGCTCGACGCCCTGAAGAGAGTGCCGCTGCTCTGGAGGGAGCAGGGCTCCGGCACCCGCGCGGTGCTGGACCGGGCCCTGCGCAAGGCGGGCGTGCGCAAGGGGCCCCAGCCGGGAGACCTCCAGTTGGGGAGCACCGAGGCCATCAAGAAGGCCCTGGCGCTGGGCCTGGGCGTGGCACTGCTGTCGCGCTGGAGCATCCACGGCGAGCTGTCCCTGGGGCGCTTCCAGGTGCTGCCCGTGCCGGGGCTGCGCATCGCGCGCGCGTTCTCCTGGGCCCTGCCCGTGGACGAACCGTCGGGCGTCGCGGGCCGCTTCCTGCGCCACGCGCGCGCCGCGCCGCCCGTGCTGTTGCCCTGA
- the mltG gene encoding endolytic transglycosylase MltG, with protein MKKILVALLVLIVLAVAGVGGAFMHFQNATTAPHAAADPAPKEFIVKKGASARSLGQQLQAQGFLDDPTVWRFHLWRRGSLNVKAGRFMLSPTASVAELATALEGPPLPEDVPFAMIEGWRLRDTDQVLAAQGLIKPGEYIAAASRPDRFAAPFPLPTRSLEGYLYPETYGIVAENFKVEAFIQRQIDTFRARFYDAHQEEIAKSGRSLHDIVVMASMLEREEPVPSQRALVAGILWKRVDKGFPLGVDATSRYELAEWNDRKAFLKRLRDNSDPWNSRTRAGLPPGPIGAPTVDSLLAALRPVKSDFWYYLHDAQKVLHPSRNAQEHEALRAKYNVY; from the coding sequence ATGAAGAAGATCCTGGTCGCGCTCCTCGTGCTCATCGTCCTGGCGGTCGCGGGTGTGGGCGGAGCGTTCATGCATTTCCAGAACGCCACCACCGCGCCGCACGCCGCGGCGGACCCGGCGCCCAAGGAGTTCATCGTGAAGAAGGGCGCGTCCGCGCGCTCGCTGGGCCAGCAGCTCCAGGCCCAGGGCTTCCTGGACGACCCCACCGTGTGGCGCTTCCACCTGTGGCGCCGGGGCAGCCTCAACGTGAAGGCCGGCCGCTTCATGCTGAGCCCCACCGCGTCCGTGGCGGAGCTGGCCACCGCGCTGGAAGGCCCGCCGCTGCCGGAGGACGTGCCCTTCGCCATGATTGAAGGCTGGCGCCTGCGCGACACCGACCAGGTGCTCGCCGCGCAGGGCCTCATCAAGCCGGGCGAGTACATCGCCGCGGCCAGCCGTCCGGACCGCTTCGCCGCGCCGTTCCCGCTGCCCACGCGCAGCCTGGAGGGCTACCTGTACCCGGAGACGTACGGCATCGTCGCGGAGAACTTCAAGGTGGAGGCGTTCATCCAGCGGCAGATCGACACCTTCCGCGCCCGCTTCTACGACGCGCACCAGGAGGAGATCGCCAAGAGCGGCCGGTCGCTGCACGACATCGTCGTGATGGCCTCCATGCTGGAGCGCGAGGAGCCGGTGCCGTCCCAGCGCGCGCTCGTGGCGGGCATCCTCTGGAAGCGCGTGGACAAGGGCTTCCCGCTGGGCGTGGACGCGACCAGCCGCTACGAACTCGCGGAGTGGAACGACCGCAAGGCGTTCCTCAAGCGGCTGCGGGACAACTCGGATCCGTGGAACTCGCGCACCCGCGCGGGCCTGCCGCCGGGTCCGATTGGCGCGCCCACGGTGGACTCGCTGCTCGCCGCGCTGCGGCCGGTGAAGAGCGACTTCTGGTACTACCTGCACGACGCGCAGAAGGTCCTGCACCCGTCTCGCAACGCGCAGGAACACGAAGCACTGCGGGCCAAGTACAACGTGTACTGA
- a CDS encoding sensor histidine kinase → MTSPLVKPDGPSAPATSAEAALREEVALLRQETERLRRLLETAATVTWTDRLDDARSPLSPSWTAFTGQPTEQLRNGGWLHAVHPDDREGALAAWEQATASNQRFSTRYRLRRADGTYVWMLARGMPVLGPDGAVREWVGTCIDIQAQALGEERAAFLARASELFSSSLDAGATLASLANLSVGKLADWCIVDVLHPDGHFERVQVVTEDPALTSLAAAVQQLPPVPRERPVYPPAVALATGRSTVVPEVTDALMQAVAQDVNHLAAMRTLGIRSLLTVPLLARGHILGALTFLVTTSGRRYGDEDLQFAQELANLAGLAVDNARLLQGARDAIRLRDEFLSVASHELKTPLTPLSLKLQALSRAVKAHPDSPLAPVIEAHVETGHRQVRRLTELMNDLLDVSRISAGTFRLQREDVDVAEVVREAAARFAPRFAVEHCDFRVEAPEPVHGSFDRSRLAQVLDHLLDNALKYGAGTPVSVGLVVDGSRVRITVRDGGIGISKEQRPRLFERYGRAVSERHYGGLGLGLYLTRTIVEAEGGSVSVDSRLGEGATFEVELPLTRP, encoded by the coding sequence ATGACGTCCCCCCTCGTCAAGCCAGACGGTCCCTCCGCTCCCGCCACCAGCGCGGAGGCGGCGTTGCGCGAGGAGGTGGCGCTGCTGCGCCAGGAGACCGAACGGCTCCGCCGGCTGCTGGAGACCGCGGCGACCGTGACCTGGACGGACCGCCTGGACGACGCGCGGTCGCCCCTCTCGCCCTCGTGGACGGCCTTCACGGGGCAGCCCACGGAGCAGCTGCGCAACGGGGGCTGGCTCCATGCCGTGCATCCGGACGACCGGGAAGGGGCGCTGGCGGCGTGGGAGCAGGCCACGGCCAGCAACCAGCGCTTCTCCACGCGCTACCGGCTGCGCCGCGCGGACGGCACCTACGTGTGGATGCTCGCCCGGGGCATGCCGGTGCTGGGGCCGGACGGCGCCGTGCGCGAGTGGGTGGGCACCTGCATCGACATCCAGGCGCAGGCCCTGGGCGAGGAGCGCGCCGCGTTCCTGGCGCGGGCCAGCGAGCTGTTCTCGTCGTCGCTGGACGCTGGCGCCACGCTCGCGTCGCTGGCGAACCTGTCGGTGGGGAAGCTCGCGGACTGGTGCATCGTGGACGTGCTGCATCCGGACGGGCACTTCGAGCGCGTCCAGGTGGTGACGGAGGATCCGGCGCTGACTTCGCTCGCGGCGGCGGTGCAACAGCTGCCGCCGGTGCCCCGGGAGCGGCCCGTCTATCCTCCCGCGGTGGCGCTGGCCACCGGCCGGTCCACCGTCGTGCCGGAGGTCACCGACGCGCTGATGCAGGCCGTGGCGCAGGACGTGAACCATCTGGCGGCCATGCGCACGTTGGGCATCCGGTCGTTGCTCACGGTGCCGCTGCTGGCCCGGGGCCACATCCTGGGGGCGCTGACCTTCCTGGTCACCACCTCCGGGCGCCGCTATGGCGACGAGGATCTCCAGTTCGCCCAGGAGTTGGCGAACCTGGCCGGGCTCGCGGTGGACAACGCGCGGCTGCTCCAGGGCGCGCGCGACGCCATCCGCCTGCGCGACGAGTTCCTGTCCGTCGCGAGCCATGAGCTGAAGACGCCGCTGACGCCGCTGAGCCTGAAGCTCCAGGCGCTCTCGCGCGCGGTGAAGGCGCACCCGGACTCGCCGCTCGCGCCCGTCATCGAGGCGCACGTGGAGACGGGGCACCGCCAGGTCCGCCGGCTCACGGAGCTGATGAACGACCTGCTGGACGTGTCGCGCATCAGCGCCGGCACCTTCCGCCTGCAGCGCGAGGACGTGGACGTCGCGGAGGTGGTGCGCGAGGCGGCCGCGCGGTTCGCGCCCAGGTTCGCCGTGGAGCACTGCGACTTCCGCGTGGAGGCCCCGGAGCCGGTGCACGGCAGCTTCGACCGGTCACGCCTGGCGCAGGTGTTGGATCACCTGCTGGACAACGCCCTCAAGTACGGCGCCGGCACGCCGGTGTCCGTGGGGCTCGTGGTGGATGGGTCCAGGGTCCGGATCACGGTGCGCGACGGCGGCATCGGCATCTCGAAGGAGCAGCGGCCCCGCCTCTTCGAGCGCTACGGCCGCGCGGTGTCCGAGCGCCACTACGGCGGACTGGGGCTGGGGCTCTACCTCACCCGCACCATCGTGGAGGCCGAGGGCGGCAGCGTGTCCGTGGACAGCCGCCTGGGCGAGGGCGCGACGTTCGAGGTGGAGCTGCCGCTCACGCGGCCCTGA